From a region of the Anaerobranca gottschalkii DSM 13577 genome:
- the galE gene encoding UDP-glucose 4-epimerase GalE produces the protein MAVLITGGAGYIGCHTVKYFLEQGEEVVVVDNLQTGYKEAIRGVKLYQGDIRDKDFLKEVFRKENIDGIIHFAANSLVAESMVKPYEYYHNNVYGTLCLLEVMKECDVKKIVFSSTAATYGEPQNIPILEDDRTNPTNTYGETKLAMEKMMKWFDKAYGIKYVSLRYFNAAGADQSGTIGEYHMPESHLIPLILQVPLGKREEVYIFGDDYPTKDGTCIRDYIHVVDLAAAHHLALEYLRKGNPSDIFNLGNGNGYSVKEVIEVARKVTGHPLPAVVKERRDGDPAVLIASSEKAKKVLGWQPKYYQLEKIIADAWNWHSKNPNGYNS, from the coding sequence ATGGCTGTTTTAATTACTGGAGGGGCAGGGTATATCGGCTGCCATACTGTTAAGTATTTTTTAGAACAAGGGGAAGAAGTAGTAGTTGTAGATAACTTACAAACTGGCTATAAAGAGGCAATTAGGGGAGTTAAATTATACCAAGGAGATATCCGGGATAAAGATTTTTTGAAGGAAGTTTTCCGAAAAGAGAATATCGATGGAATAATCCACTTTGCTGCCAATTCCTTAGTAGCTGAAAGTATGGTAAAACCCTATGAGTACTATCACAACAACGTTTATGGAACATTATGTCTATTAGAAGTAATGAAGGAATGTGATGTAAAAAAAATCGTCTTTTCTTCAACGGCTGCTACCTATGGTGAACCTCAAAATATCCCAATATTAGAAGATGACCGGACTAATCCTACAAACACCTATGGTGAAACTAAGTTAGCTATGGAAAAAATGATGAAATGGTTTGATAAAGCCTATGGAATAAAGTACGTTTCCTTAAGATACTTTAATGCCGCTGGTGCCGATCAAAGTGGTACAATTGGGGAATACCACATGCCAGAAAGTCACTTAATTCCCCTAATTTTACAAGTACCCCTTGGAAAAAGGGAAGAAGTATATATTTTCGGTGATGACTATCCTACAAAGGATGGAACTTGTATTAGGGACTATATCCATGTAGTAGATTTAGCTGCTGCCCACCATTTAGCTTTAGAATATTTGAGAAAGGGAAATCCTAGTGATATTTTCAATTTAGGAAATGGCAATGGTTATTCTGTAAAAGAAGTTATAGAAGTTGCAAGAAAAGTTACTGGCCATCCTTTACCGGCAGTTGTCAAAGAAAGAAGGGATGGAGATCCTGCTGTTTTAATCGCTTCTTCGGAAAAAGCTAAAAAAGTATTAGGTTGGCAACCTAAATATTATCAACTAGAAAAAATAATCGCCGATGCTTGGAATTGGCACAGTAAAAATCCCAATGGATATAATTCATAG
- the galU gene encoding UTP--glucose-1-phosphate uridylyltransferase GalU yields MSVRKAIIPAAGLGTRFLPATKAQPKEMLPIVDKPTLQYIIEEAVQSGIEEILIITGRNKKSIEDHFDKSVELELELESKGKHDLLEEVRRISDMVNIHYIRQKEPKGLGHAIYCAKSFIGNEPFAVLLGDDIVYHPEKPCLKQVIEAYEEYKTTILGVQEVAREDVNKYGIIDGKHIEDRVYKVKDLVEKPTVEEAPSNVAILGRYIISPAIFGILEHTKPGKGGEIQLTDALKELAQKEAMYAYNFEGRRYDVGDKLGFLEATVDFALRRDDLREGFLKYLLTKVKIINKTVFEEVAISDN; encoded by the coding sequence ATGAGTGTCCGTAAAGCAATTATACCAGCTGCAGGTTTAGGTACCCGTTTTTTACCTGCAACAAAGGCTCAGCCTAAAGAAATGCTGCCTATAGTTGATAAACCAACTCTGCAGTATATCATAGAAGAGGCTGTCCAATCGGGAATTGAAGAAATTTTGATTATAACAGGAAGAAATAAAAAAAGTATAGAGGATCATTTTGATAAATCAGTAGAACTGGAGTTAGAACTTGAAAGTAAAGGAAAACATGATTTATTAGAAGAAGTTAGAAGAATTTCAGATATGGTTAATATTCACTACATACGACAAAAAGAACCAAAGGGTCTTGGTCATGCAATTTATTGTGCTAAGAGTTTTATTGGAAATGAACCCTTTGCTGTTTTATTAGGGGATGATATCGTTTACCATCCAGAAAAACCTTGTTTAAAACAAGTGATTGAAGCTTATGAAGAATATAAAACTACAATTTTAGGGGTACAGGAAGTAGCTAGAGAAGATGTCAACAAATATGGCATCATCGATGGAAAACATATAGAAGATAGAGTTTATAAAGTAAAAGATTTAGTGGAAAAACCTACTGTAGAAGAAGCTCCCTCTAATGTAGCTATTTTAGGAAGATACATAATTAGTCCTGCAATCTTTGGAATACTAGAACATACAAAGCCGGGAAAAGGTGGAGAAATTCAACTTACTGATGCATTAAAGGAGTTAGCTCAAAAAGAAGCAATGTACGCTTATAATTTTGAAGGTAGAAGGTATGATGTTGGAGATAAATTAGGCTTTCTAGAAGCTACAGTAGATTTTGCCTTAAGGCGTGACGACTTAAGGGAAGGTTTCTTAAAATATCTTTTGACAAAGGTTAAAATTATTAATAAAACAGTTTTTGAAGAAGTAGCAATAAGTGATAATTAG
- a CDS encoding LacI family DNA-binding transcriptional regulator: protein MATIKDIAKKAGVSPSTVSRVLNNDPSLNVTLETKRRIMEIAEELQYTKMVKSPLQKKYGKPVIGIYQWFSQSSEMLSPYYLAIRMGIEQQCHLNNIEVKTIFKGDSRSSIDSFSGVDGIIAIGKYSEEEVKNLAQYSKNLIFVDSSPDDKVFSSVVIDFYKAVKEVLYYFKDIGYQNIAFLGGRETVGDGISIIDSREKYFKEIMKELNLFNEELIKIGSFTYESGYKMALELLEENKEIHGIFAANDAIAIGAIKAIGEKGLQIPKNIGIIGFDDIPAAPYVTPPLSTIRVHKEYMGLTAVKLLMEQLLEGVNIPKKVIIPTELVLRETTP from the coding sequence ATGGCTACAATTAAAGATATTGCCAAAAAGGCAGGAGTTTCTCCTTCCACCGTATCCCGGGTATTAAATAATGACCCTTCATTAAATGTAACTCTTGAAACAAAAAGAAGAATTATGGAAATAGCAGAAGAATTGCAGTACACAAAAATGGTAAAATCTCCATTGCAAAAAAAATACGGAAAACCTGTAATTGGGATTTATCAATGGTTTTCCCAAAGTAGCGAAATGTTAAGTCCCTATTACCTGGCAATTAGGATGGGCATTGAACAACAATGCCATCTTAATAACATTGAAGTTAAAACCATCTTCAAAGGTGATAGTAGGTCATCTATCGATTCCTTCAGTGGTGTAGATGGAATAATAGCCATCGGTAAATACTCGGAGGAAGAAGTAAAAAATTTAGCCCAATATAGTAAAAATCTGATTTTCGTCGATAGTTCTCCCGACGATAAGGTGTTTAGTTCAGTTGTTATTGATTTTTATAAAGCGGTAAAAGAGGTCCTCTATTATTTCAAAGATATAGGTTACCAAAATATCGCCTTTTTAGGTGGCAGAGAAACAGTAGGAGATGGTATATCTATCATCGACAGTAGAGAAAAGTACTTTAAAGAGATTATGAAAGAACTCAATTTATTTAATGAAGAGCTAATTAAGATAGGTTCCTTTACCTACGAATCTGGGTATAAAATGGCATTAGAGCTATTAGAAGAAAATAAAGAAATCCATGGAATTTTTGCCGCAAATGATGCAATAGCCATTGGAGCTATAAAGGCAATAGGGGAAAAGGGCCTCCAAATTCCTAAAAACATTGGAATCATTGGTTTTGACGATATTCCCGCTGCCCCTTATGTTACTCCTCCTTTATCGACAATAAGGGTTCATAAAGAATACATGGGCTTAACAGCAGTTAAATTGTTGATGGAACAATTGCTTGAAGGAGTTAATATACCTAAAAAAGTAATTATACCTACAGAATTAGTATTAAGGGAAACTACCCCATAA
- a CDS encoding nucleoside-diphosphate sugar epimerase/dehydratase, whose product MLTTLDNLTVVQRKITLVIIDIILIQFSLILALYLKYGGGFTLSRLSTFFLYSAIVTTIMIASLYINNIYNSLWRFASIEELILVFKGTTLGTIVIGIIGSLSYLNFEVTLVMIFYLLNMAFIGGSRFSYRLLRRAFQSYKKDCLPPTRVMVIGGGEAGAMLIKELLHSREINKRPIAIIDDNPCKKSCLIHGIPVVGDRNEITSKAKELAIDEIIVAIPSANKKELKEILNLCKQTKCKIKTLPGIYEIVDGKVSVSHIRDVEIEDLLGREPVSVDLKEISGYLKDQVVLVTGGGGSIGSELCRQIASFEPKQLIILDIYENNAYEIQQELIRKYNNKINLEVIIASIRDKKRMEYIFQTFRPQIVFHAAAHKHVPLMEKSPTEAIENNVFGTLNVAECADKFGAKRFILISTDKAVNPTNIMGATKRLAEMIIQTLDKKSNTKFAAVRFGNVLGSNGSVIPLFKKQIAEGGPVTVTHPEINRYFMTIPEAVQLVIQAGAMAKGGEIFVLDMGEPVKIVDLAYDLIKLSGLEPNVDIKIEFTGLRPGEKLYEELLMAEEGLQKTEHNKIFIGKPLDLDFNKLHMELTFLRKILMDGEVNQITQLMTQIVPTYKRVEGL is encoded by the coding sequence TTGTTAACTACATTAGATAATTTAACAGTTGTTCAAAGAAAGATAACTTTAGTTATTATTGATATTATACTAATTCAATTTTCATTAATATTAGCTTTGTATTTAAAATACGGTGGTGGATTTACCTTATCTAGATTATCTACCTTTTTCCTTTACTCAGCGATTGTTACAACTATAATGATAGCATCTTTATATATCAACAACATATATAATAGTTTATGGAGATTTGCTAGTATAGAAGAGTTAATTTTAGTTTTTAAAGGAACTACATTAGGTACGATAGTTATAGGAATAATAGGAAGCTTATCTTATCTAAATTTTGAAGTAACATTAGTTATGATTTTTTACCTTTTAAATATGGCCTTTATTGGAGGATCTAGATTTTCTTATAGACTTTTAAGAAGAGCTTTTCAATCATATAAAAAAGATTGCCTGCCACCTACTAGGGTAATGGTAATTGGAGGTGGTGAAGCAGGGGCAATGCTAATAAAAGAATTATTACATAGTAGAGAAATTAATAAAAGACCAATAGCTATAATAGACGATAATCCTTGTAAAAAAAGTTGCTTAATTCATGGTATACCAGTAGTAGGGGACAGAAATGAAATCACTTCTAAAGCTAAAGAATTGGCCATTGATGAGATTATAGTTGCGATACCATCAGCCAATAAAAAAGAACTTAAAGAAATCCTTAACTTGTGTAAACAGACGAAATGTAAGATAAAAACATTACCTGGAATTTATGAAATAGTAGATGGTAAAGTAAGTGTAAGCCATATTAGAGATGTAGAGATAGAAGACTTACTAGGTAGAGAACCTGTAAGTGTTGATTTAAAAGAAATCAGTGGTTATTTAAAAGATCAAGTTGTATTGGTAACAGGGGGCGGTGGGTCAATTGGCTCAGAACTCTGTCGACAAATAGCTTCCTTTGAACCTAAACAGTTAATTATTTTAGATATTTACGAAAACAATGCCTATGAAATTCAACAAGAGCTTATTAGGAAATATAACAACAAAATTAATTTAGAGGTTATAATCGCTTCTATTAGAGATAAAAAGAGGATGGAATATATTTTCCAAACCTTTAGACCACAAATAGTATTCCATGCCGCTGCCCATAAACACGTACCTCTTATGGAAAAAAGCCCAACGGAAGCTATTGAAAACAACGTTTTCGGCACTTTAAATGTAGCCGAATGTGCAGATAAATTTGGTGCAAAAAGATTTATACTAATCTCAACTGATAAAGCAGTTAATCCTACAAACATTATGGGAGCGACAAAAAGATTAGCAGAAATGATTATTCAAACCTTAGATAAAAAAAGCAATACTAAATTTGCAGCTGTTCGTTTTGGTAATGTATTAGGAAGTAATGGTAGTGTGATACCTCTATTTAAAAAGCAAATAGCAGAGGGTGGACCGGTAACAGTTACACATCCAGAAATAAATCGCTATTTTATGACTATCCCGGAAGCTGTCCAACTAGTTATTCAAGCTGGGGCTATGGCTAAAGGGGGAGAAATCTTTGTATTGGATATGGGTGAACCGGTAAAAATAGTAGACCTTGCCTATGACCTAATTAAATTATCAGGTTTAGAGCCAAATGTTGATATAAAGATTGAGTTTACAGGATTAAGACCAGGAGAGAAACTCTATGAGGAATTACTGATGGCAGAAGAAGGACTGCAAAAAACTGAACACAATAAGATTTTTATAGGAAAACCTCTAGATCTAGATTTTAATAAACTTCACATGGAATTAACATTCTTAAGAAAAATTCTAATGGATGGAGAAGTAAATCAAATTACTCAACTAATGACTCAAATTGTACCTACTTACAAAAGGGTAGAAGGATTGTAA
- the htpG gene encoding molecular chaperone HtpG produces MVKKEFKAESKRLLDLMINSIYTNKEIFLRELISNASDAIDKMYYKALTDENITFNKDDYYIKVIPDKTNRTLTIFDTGIGMTKEELEENLGTIAKSGSFDFKKEIELKDGYDIIGQFGVGFYSAFMVADTVTVISKAFGENQGYKWESSGADGYTIEPYEKELVGTEIILKLKENTDDENYDEFLEEWKLKSIIKKYSDFIRYPIKMDIKKEVEKEGKKGEYEEVIEEQTINSMVPLWRKNKNELTPEDYENFYREKRYGFDKPLKYIHMTVDGAIRFNSILYIPEHVPYDFYTKDYEKGLELYSKGILIMNKCPDLLPDYFSFVKGMVDSEDLSLNISREILQQDRQLRIIAKRIKDKIKNELLGLLKTDREKYEKFFKSFGRQLKYGVYENFGQNKEDLQDLLMFYSSTEKKLVTLEEYISRMKEEQKYIYYASGESVERIEKMPQIEVLKEKGYEILFFTDDVDEFAIWMLFSYKDKEFKSVSSGDLGIEELDKQGEEKEEEAIFKAIKELLGNKVKAVKPSKILKTHPVCLTAEGNISIEMEKILANLPNNPEIKAQRVLEINTNHKVFQKLKDTYNNNKEKFDLYVKVLYNQALLIEGLPIEDPVEYTNNVCELIF; encoded by the coding sequence ATGGTAAAAAAAGAATTTAAAGCAGAGTCCAAGAGATTGTTGGATTTGATGATCAACTCTATTTACACTAATAAAGAAATCTTCCTAAGAGAGCTTATCTCCAATGCCAGTGATGCCATTGATAAAATGTATTATAAAGCTTTAACAGATGAAAACATTACTTTTAATAAGGATGATTACTACATTAAAGTTATTCCTGATAAAACTAATAGAACATTAACTATTTTTGATACAGGAATAGGTATGACAAAGGAAGAGTTAGAGGAAAACTTAGGTACTATTGCTAAAAGTGGTTCTTTCGATTTTAAAAAAGAAATTGAATTGAAGGATGGTTATGATATTATTGGCCAATTTGGAGTAGGATTTTATTCAGCCTTTATGGTTGCCGATACTGTAACTGTCATTAGTAAAGCCTTTGGTGAAAATCAAGGATACAAATGGGAATCATCGGGAGCTGATGGCTATACCATTGAACCCTATGAAAAAGAACTAGTAGGTACTGAAATAATCCTTAAATTAAAAGAAAATACCGATGATGAAAATTATGACGAGTTTTTAGAAGAGTGGAAACTTAAAAGTATTATTAAGAAATACTCTGATTTTATTAGATACCCAATTAAAATGGATATTAAAAAGGAAGTTGAAAAAGAGGGGAAAAAAGGAGAATACGAAGAAGTAATTGAAGAGCAAACAATAAATAGTATGGTTCCCCTTTGGAGGAAAAATAAAAATGAATTAACTCCAGAAGACTATGAGAATTTTTATAGAGAAAAACGATATGGTTTTGATAAACCTTTAAAATATATACATATGACAGTCGATGGTGCCATACGCTTCAACTCAATTTTATATATACCGGAACATGTACCCTATGATTTTTACACCAAAGACTATGAAAAAGGTTTAGAACTTTATTCTAAAGGGATCTTAATAATGAATAAATGTCCTGATTTGTTACCAGACTACTTTAGTTTTGTTAAGGGTATGGTGGATTCTGAAGACCTCTCTTTAAATATCTCTAGGGAAATCCTTCAACAAGATAGGCAGTTAAGGATAATAGCCAAAAGGATTAAAGATAAAATAAAGAATGAACTATTAGGATTATTGAAAACTGATAGGGAAAAATATGAAAAGTTCTTCAAAAGTTTTGGCCGTCAACTTAAATACGGGGTTTATGAAAACTTTGGTCAAAACAAAGAAGATTTACAAGATTTGTTGATGTTTTACTCATCTACAGAAAAGAAACTAGTAACATTAGAAGAATACATCTCAAGGATGAAGGAAGAACAAAAATATATCTATTATGCTAGTGGTGAATCTGTAGAAAGAATCGAGAAAATGCCTCAAATAGAAGTCTTAAAGGAAAAAGGTTATGAAATTTTATTCTTTACCGATGATGTTGATGAATTTGCTATCTGGATGTTATTTAGTTACAAAGATAAAGAATTTAAATCTGTCTCTTCCGGTGATTTAGGTATTGAAGAATTGGATAAACAAGGAGAAGAAAAGGAAGAAGAGGCAATCTTTAAAGCCATCAAAGAATTACTAGGAAATAAAGTTAAAGCTGTAAAACCTTCTAAAATCCTAAAAACCCATCCTGTTTGTTTGACAGCAGAAGGTAATATTTCTATAGAAATGGAAAAAATCCTGGCCAATTTACCTAACAATCCCGAAATAAAAGCACAGAGGGTTTTAGAAATCAATACTAATCATAAAGTATTCCAAAAATTAAAAGATACCTATAATAATAACAAAGAGAAATTTGATTTATATGTAAAGGTTCTCTATAATCAAGCATTATTAATAGAAGGATTACCTATAGAAGATCCAGTTGAATATACAAATAATGTTTGTGAACTTATTTTTTAA
- a CDS encoding polysaccharide biosynthesis tyrosine autokinase: MEREYYNEEIEIKEMIFVIVKRLKLILSVIILTTLFGIIYSFIYKNNIKLNIAISFVLGCMLSVFIVFMIEYFKNTINFKSDVIKHLGLKVIGVIPRLPESKNAIENKFVFECINMIISNLNINFNSKVLTFTSSGPEEGTTKTILNIGKLLAKRGKKVVLLDCNLRNPKIHENFNLYNDNGLIEIIKENVNYSESDICKKTNIDNLWFINSGVNTDNPLKILESEKLREFIDYLRDNFDYILIDTPPVSIVTDALILSNISDGTILICASEKSEIELAKRSVDLLKEVKANIVGVILTNVSKYNPEKYYKFEKSVYYKS, from the coding sequence ATGGAAAGAGAATATTACAATGAAGAAATAGAGATAAAAGAGATGATTTTTGTAATAGTAAAAAGATTAAAGTTAATATTATCGGTTATCATTTTGACCACTCTTTTTGGAATTATTTACTCGTTTATTTATAAAAATAATATAAAATTAAATATAGCTATATCTTTTGTTTTAGGTTGTATGTTAAGTGTATTTATTGTTTTTATGATTGAGTATTTTAAAAATACCATTAACTTTAAATCAGATGTAATAAAACATTTAGGATTAAAAGTTATTGGTGTAATTCCAAGATTGCCAGAAAGTAAAAATGCAATAGAGAATAAATTTGTTTTTGAATGTATTAATATGATTATAAGTAATCTTAACATAAATTTTAACAGCAAAGTATTAACTTTTACTAGTTCTGGTCCAGAAGAGGGTACTACAAAAACTATTCTTAATATTGGAAAACTACTTGCTAAAAGAGGCAAGAAAGTTGTTCTATTAGATTGCAATTTAAGAAATCCCAAAATTCACGAAAACTTTAACTTATATAATGATAATGGACTTATAGAGATAATTAAAGAAAATGTTAACTATAGTGAAAGTGATATTTGTAAAAAAACAAATATAGATAATTTATGGTTTATAAATTCTGGTGTAAATACAGATAATCCGTTAAAAATATTAGAGTCAGAGAAGTTAAGAGAATTTATCGATTATTTAAGGGATAATTTTGATTATATTTTAATTGATACTCCTCCTGTATCTATTGTTACCGATGCTTTAATTTTATCTAATATTTCTGATGGAACTATATTAATTTGTGCATCGGAAAAATCTGAGATAGAATTGGCAAAAAGAAGTGTAGATTTATTAAAAGAAGTAAAAGCTAATATAGTTGGAGTTATTTTAACTAATGTAAGTAAATATAACCCTGAGAAATATTATAAATTTGAAAAATCAGTGTATTATAAATCGTAA
- a CDS encoding SpoIID/LytB domain-containing protein yields the protein MNKLLKRISIFVLLVVLTYFLVPYFPVYAAKDYSIIRVLISINNSTVPITINGVYSISEDPSISLANGNYFISVTSDNRVRILGPNVDKIVGNSLTFVRHSEDSILTVRGTDHGDVPYLGNIRFTVNTQTKNLRVVNHVPLEQYLYGVVAYEMGNSFPLEALKAQAVAARGYAIKKIMSASSSSDFDILDTPQHQVYRGYNPAFGRVIQAVNETKGQVLTYNGVIIDTFYSASNGGQTELPGNAWGGGSSVNASLPYLVQKDDPYDLENPQSIYHRFYVPKQVEDSEHKAISLPGDSAVIVVKTNSNVNIRSGPGTNHSILGTAPLYSAFQWIDTLQNEIGQTWHKILYQGKEAYISGTLSLVIPNGKYLYANPVLYDLQKQAFIELEKLGIPIEKANDIKIISVNNLENGLERWPGTGSRNYVTANANITIQYELETVEQRDLDVSIQLMIPAGNGFTNEHPYLSSNTRMRGVEQTEGGFYITAGRFGHGVGMSQRGAQQMAAAHNKTYDQILAFYFVGTTLTHLNTDVPPLPPKPGDGSGAIDPSEQLTKIISFSIPNQIGNTIIDNENNTVSIKMPAKTDLTKLIASFQLSEGAKAEVNNVLQESGKTINDFSKPVIYKVTGIDGSIREWTVYLHKFGDVNGDGNVNVSDAIIILRYIVGDYPKSDLLYKVGDVNGDGRIDVSDAILILQKTVGSIEKFPVE from the coding sequence ATGAATAAATTATTAAAAAGAATTTCTATTTTTGTCCTATTAGTAGTGCTAACGTATTTTTTAGTCCCTTATTTTCCCGTTTATGCCGCTAAGGATTACAGTATTATCAGAGTACTTATCTCTATAAATAATTCAACTGTCCCTATTACTATCAATGGGGTTTATTCTATTTCGGAAGATCCATCTATTTCTTTAGCAAATGGAAATTATTTTATTTCTGTTACTTCAGATAACAGAGTAAGAATATTAGGACCTAATGTTGATAAAATAGTTGGAAATTCATTAACCTTTGTAAGGCATTCTGAAGACAGTATTTTAACAGTTAGAGGTACAGATCATGGAGATGTTCCCTATTTAGGGAATATCCGCTTTACTGTAAATACCCAAACGAAGAATTTAAGGGTAGTAAATCATGTTCCTTTAGAACAGTATCTTTATGGAGTTGTAGCTTATGAAATGGGTAATTCTTTCCCTCTAGAAGCTTTAAAGGCCCAAGCAGTTGCCGCCAGAGGCTATGCTATTAAAAAAATTATGTCAGCAAGTTCCAGTTCAGATTTTGATATTTTAGATACACCACAGCATCAAGTTTATCGGGGATATAACCCTGCTTTCGGTAGGGTTATTCAAGCAGTTAATGAAACAAAGGGACAAGTCCTCACCTACAATGGTGTTATTATCGACACCTTTTATTCAGCTTCAAATGGTGGACAAACTGAGCTTCCAGGGAACGCATGGGGTGGTGGCTCCAGTGTCAACGCTAGTTTGCCGTATCTTGTTCAAAAAGATGACCCTTATGACTTAGAAAATCCACAAAGTATCTATCATAGATTTTATGTACCAAAACAAGTAGAAGATTCTGAACATAAAGCCATATCTTTACCAGGTGATAGTGCAGTAATAGTTGTAAAGACTAATAGTAATGTCAATATACGTTCTGGCCCTGGGACTAATCATTCTATTTTAGGTACAGCTCCACTATATAGTGCTTTTCAATGGATAGATACATTACAAAATGAGATAGGTCAAACTTGGCATAAAATCCTCTATCAAGGGAAAGAAGCCTATATCTCAGGAACTTTGTCCTTGGTGATTCCTAATGGTAAATACTTATATGCCAATCCAGTCCTTTATGACTTACAAAAACAAGCTTTTATTGAGCTTGAAAAATTAGGTATACCTATTGAAAAAGCTAATGATATTAAAATAATCTCTGTTAACAATTTAGAGAATGGTTTAGAAAGGTGGCCAGGAACCGGAAGTAGAAATTACGTAACAGCCAATGCTAATATTACTATCCAATATGAATTAGAAACTGTTGAACAAAGGGATTTAGATGTATCCATCCAATTAATGATCCCAGCTGGCAATGGGTTTACTAACGAACACCCTTATTTAAGTTCTAACACAAGGATGAGGGGAGTAGAACAAACTGAAGGCGGTTTTTACATAACTGCAGGACGGTTCGGCCATGGTGTAGGTATGAGCCAAAGGGGTGCTCAACAAATGGCAGCAGCCCATAACAAAACATATGATCAAATTCTTGCCTTTTACTTCGTAGGTACAACTTTAACCCATTTAAATACCGATGTTCCTCCCCTTCCCCCTAAACCTGGAGATGGATCTGGTGCAATTGATCCATCTGAACAGTTGACAAAAATAATTAGTTTTAGCATTCCAAATCAAATTGGCAATACAATTATCGATAATGAAAACAACACTGTATCTATAAAAATGCCAGCTAAAACAGATCTTACAAAATTAATAGCTTCTTTCCAATTGTCTGAAGGAGCTAAGGCAGAAGTTAATAATGTTCTACAAGAAAGTGGAAAAACAATCAATGATTTTTCTAAACCAGTTATTTATAAAGTTACAGGTATTGATGGTAGTATTAGAGAGTGGACTGTATACCTACATAAATTCGGTGATGTTAATGGTGATGGTAATGTTAATGTCAGTGATGCTATTATCATTTTAAGATATATCGTAGGAGATTATCCTAAGTCAGATCTTTTATATAAAGTTGGAGATGTTAATGGTGATGGCAGAATTGATGTGTCAGATGCTATTCTAATACTACAAAAGACAGTAGGCTCTATCGAAAAGTTTCCAGTTGAATAA
- a CDS encoding galactokinase, translating to MLKVDDLKEKFWQIFGRDEELQVFFAPGRVNIIGEHIDYNGGLVFPCAIHLGTYLVLRKRDDNKVFAYSANFPQKGIIEEDLSNLQYNPSRGWFNYVTGIFYTLQEKGYPLRHGFDLYFYGDLPNGAGLSSSASIELVTAYALNKIYSLGIDKVELAKLCQESENRYNGVNCGIMDQFSVGMGKKDHGILLNCNTLDYEYIPFELKDQSLVIINSNVQRSLADSKYNERRRSCEKALKILQRHLEISHLCEVTPREWEDLQRLIDDEETKKRANHAIMENQRVKDAVEALKKEDLKKLGNLLYKSHYSLQKDYEVSVEQLDLLVELAKDYPGVWGARLTGAGFGGCTINIVDDQRVEGFIQFIAENYHKKTGLKPSSYITKIYEGVKELEK from the coding sequence ATGTTAAAAGTGGATGATTTAAAAGAAAAGTTTTGGCAAATTTTCGGAAGGGATGAAGAATTGCAGGTCTTTTTTGCCCCTGGGAGGGTAAATATCATTGGAGAACACATCGATTATAACGGAGGATTAGTTTTTCCCTGTGCTATTCATCTAGGGACTTATTTGGTCTTGAGAAAAAGGGATGATAATAAAGTATTTGCTTATTCTGCTAATTTCCCCCAAAAAGGAATAATTGAAGAAGATTTATCTAATTTACAATATAATCCTTCTAGAGGTTGGTTTAACTATGTAACGGGGATCTTTTATACATTACAAGAAAAAGGCTATCCATTAAGACATGGTTTTGATTTATACTTTTATGGAGATTTGCCTAATGGTGCGGGATTGTCTTCCTCTGCTTCTATAGAACTGGTAACAGCCTATGCTTTAAATAAAATATACTCCTTAGGAATTGACAAAGTAGAACTAGCTAAACTTTGCCAGGAATCGGAAAATAGATACAATGGAGTGAATTGTGGGATAATGGACCAATTTTCCGTAGGGATGGGAAAAAAGGATCATGGTATCCTGTTAAATTGCAATACCCTTGATTATGAATACATACCCTTTGAATTAAAAGATCAATCCCTTGTCATAATCAACAGTAATGTCCAGCGGAGTTTAGCAGATTCTAAATACAACGAAAGGCGGAGAAGTTGTGAAAAAGCTCTAAAAATTTTACAAAGACACTTAGAAATATCCCATCTTTGTGAAGTTACCCCAAGGGAATGGGAAGATTTACAAAGGTTAATCGATGACGAAGAAACGAAAAAAAGGGCAAATCACGCCATTATGGAAAATCAAAGGGTTAAAGATGCAGTAGAAGCTTTAAAAAAGGAGGATTTAAAAAAATTAGGGAATCTATTATACAAATCCCACTATTCATTACAAAAAGATTACGAAGTAAGTGTTGAACAACTAGACTTACTAGTAGAATTAGCAAAAGACTATCCCGGAGTTTGGGGGGCAAGGCTTACAGGGGCAGGTTTTGGTGGTTGTACAATCAATATTGTTGATGACCAAAGGGTAGAAGGATTTATTCAATTCATAGCGGAAAATTACCATAAAAAAACAGGGTTAAAACCCAGTAGTTATATTACCAAAATTTATGAAGGAGTTAAAGAATTAGAAAAATAG